Proteins encoded by one window of Streptomyces sp. LX-29:
- a CDS encoding XRE family transcriptional regulator, whose translation MSLDQLAQCEVGTLSPKAVMVDLLCRLYRTDAQGLGLAGDYRQSHLPQVSHLAPAAEWAYAAPAPDQLPVPARQDESPFDQLMESARRSVDRTLASATVSAAQLDLLDERILGLRQQYFYTPPRPMLTMLLTDLREVRELAAERQPAAAQVRLSEMTALLATLVADALMKLGTLRHARAWYATARLAADDSGNVELRARVRAQAAMLPYYYGPLETAVALAREARLLLHNRPCASGAFAAAAEARALARLGDAAGAESAIRAALTVFEKTDNGPDDDAFAFPQRRLLMYLSGAFTSLGRSRKAREARKQALSLYPGRTGIDPALLRLEEAICLAQDRSPSEACQLAEAVYLQVPEPHRTPILGARARHVIDVLPPAMRSGRAARNLNDLLALTPGTM comes from the coding sequence TTGAGCCTCGACCAGTTGGCCCAGTGTGAAGTGGGAACGCTCAGCCCCAAGGCGGTCATGGTCGATCTATTGTGCCGCCTGTACCGAACGGACGCTCAGGGCCTGGGACTGGCTGGTGACTACCGCCAGAGCCACCTCCCCCAGGTCAGCCACCTCGCCCCGGCCGCCGAGTGGGCATACGCCGCACCAGCACCCGATCAGCTCCCCGTACCCGCACGCCAGGACGAGAGCCCGTTCGACCAGCTGATGGAATCCGCCCGCCGCTCCGTGGACCGTACCTTGGCATCCGCCACGGTGAGCGCCGCCCAACTCGATCTCCTCGACGAGCGCATCCTGGGCCTGCGACAGCAGTACTTCTACACACCTCCACGACCGATGCTGACGATGCTGTTAACCGATCTGAGGGAGGTGCGGGAACTGGCCGCCGAGCGGCAGCCGGCCGCAGCACAGGTTCGGCTGTCAGAAATGACAGCCCTGCTGGCCACGCTCGTGGCCGACGCTCTGATGAAGTTGGGCACCCTTCGCCATGCACGGGCGTGGTACGCCACCGCACGCCTCGCTGCTGACGACAGCGGAAACGTGGAACTGCGCGCACGGGTCCGCGCCCAGGCCGCCATGCTCCCTTACTACTACGGGCCGTTGGAGACCGCGGTCGCCCTGGCTCGTGAGGCCCGCCTGCTACTGCACAACCGTCCTTGTGCCAGCGGCGCCTTCGCCGCGGCCGCCGAGGCCCGAGCTCTCGCCCGTCTCGGGGACGCCGCGGGAGCCGAGAGTGCCATCCGCGCCGCGCTCACCGTCTTCGAGAAGACCGACAATGGGCCGGATGACGACGCGTTCGCCTTTCCCCAGCGTCGTCTGTTGATGTATCTCAGTGGTGCCTTCACGTCTCTCGGTCGCAGCCGCAAGGCCCGTGAAGCGCGGAAGCAGGCACTGAGCCTCTACCCTGGTCGCACGGGTATCGACCCCGCACTCCTCCGGCTGGAAGAAGCCATCTGCCTCGCTCAGGACCGGAGCCCCAGCGAAGCGTGCCAACTCGCCGAAGCCGTTTACCTCCAGGTGCCCGAACCTCACCGGACTCCGATCCTCGGAGCCCGGGCGCGGCACGTCATCGACGTACTGCCACCAGCGATGAGGAGCGGGCGCGCGGCCCGGAATCTCAATGATCTCTTGGCTCTGACGCCGGGAACCATGTGA